The segment AGACCTTGCCACCCCCCATGAGATAGAGCAACGCCATCCGCACCGCAACCCCACTGGTAACCTGCTGAGACACGAGGCTAAAGGTGGGATCATCCATGAGGTCAGAACTGAGCTCCACCCCGCGATTGACGGGGCCAGGATGGAGAACGCGCACCTCTGGACTGCACTGCTGGAGGCGATCGCGCGTAATCCCAAACTGCTGATAGTATTCCCGCAGACTGGGCAGCAGGTGTTGGGTCATCCGTTCTCGCTGGAGGCGGAGGGTCATGACAAAAT is part of the Synechococcales cyanobacterium T60_A2020_003 genome and harbors:
- a CDS encoding aspartate carbamoyltransferase, whose translation is FVMTLRLQRERMTQHLLPSLREYYQQFGITRDRLQQCSPEVRVLHPGPVNRGVELSSDLMDDPTFSLVSQQVTSGVAVRMALLYLMGGGKV